The DNA segment AATACCTGAGTTGTAGGtcaatatttattcattcaagTGGAACATCATCCTTCAGATGCTCATGAGGAACCAGGTCAGACAGATGCGGTCCTGATCAGACAGATGCGGTCCTGATCGTGTCGTGTCAGGAGGTCCAGCGTTGAATCACCGAAGGATTACATCATCGCTCCTTTTACGATTTCCCTGGCATAGAAAGTCCCTAAAACCACTTGCATGTTGGCGAAATCcattgtaggcctacagctgCTCACAACACCACTTCCTTCATCTTATCGGCACAATTGCGATCTAAAACACACGATTTTATCAGGATAAAAATCGAATTTACTAGGCTGTGTCAGCAGTAGCCTACCACCGATTTGTTTCTCTTGGTTCTAGCCCTGTGCTGAGATTCCTCACAACACTGATTTCATTCATCTAAAATAATGACCCATGCAGgcactttattttatattattgaaaTCATTGACAACATTTATAATGTTTTTTCATTAAACATTAAATACTAATATATTAGTAATTAGTaatatattatctatctatctatctatctatctatctatctatctatctatctatctatctatctatctatctatctatctatctatatatatatatatatatatatatatatatataggcctatatatacatatatttgtatCACTGAGGATTAAAGagagataaattaataatttatAATCTGTCCAATGAAAAGATTAGCAGAACCTATTGAATGACCTCATCTTTTAAGCTCTAACATTATCTTATCTTACCTTATTTGATGCTGTGTTCCTTTTGAGGCGGACAGAGGGCTGCGTGcggtctgtatctgtgtgtgtgtgtgtgtgtgtgtgtgtgtgtgtgtgtgtgtgtgtgtgtgtgtgtgtgtgtgtgtgtgtgtgtgtgtgagtctgcgcGTACATGTCTGTGCAtcagtgtgtttgggtttgtgtgtgtgttgtgtgatctGGTGTAAATGAGGCCCTGCCAGCCGTCACCTCCGCCACACAACACTTGCTCAGCAGTGGCAGGCCATCAAAAACCCACTCGTTCCCACTCCACCTGTTCAAAACACAATCAATCTGCTGCCGCCCAATCAGGGGCCTGGCCCTGGCAGCGGGGCCAATGGAATCGCGTTAACGCTGAGGGGCGCCGACCAATCCCGGGCCGCATTCTAATGTGGCCTGGGCCTCCTATCTTTATCAAGGTGCCACTTCATTATCCAGATAGTGCTTATTTATGACTCTTGAGAGGGAGCgtgcaggaggagctgctgtGAACCTGACCCACCGTGTGTTTCCACTGAAGGACGTAATAATGGAGTGAGGCCGGGGTGAGCCATGGCTGGGAGGATAGGTGAAGGGAACGCGTGAGAACAGGAACCCCTGCAGAGCGCCCGCCTCACTGTCTCAGCGTCCCATGCGGGCAGAACCAGGACACAGGGAGCGCTTGGTACAGAGGAGCGGCCCCTCCAAACCCCGCCGTCGTACGCACCAGAGAACCCAAGGAACCGCAGCGGTGACCGGGACCCCCCGTCCTACCCAGTGTGCCTCCCCTCACCCGCAGCGTCCTCCACCCTGCTTTACTCCTAACTGGGACCTCACTGGGCGGCTCTGTGTGGAAGAAGCGGTTTTCCATGGATCCGAACATCCAGGGCTCTTTCCTGTTCAACAACAGCCTGACCCCGTTCCCGTCGGACCTCAAGGCGCCGGTGTGCCCGTACGCCGTGCAGAACTCCTTCTACAAGCTCGGACCGGGCCTGAGCAGCCAGCTCCCCGCCGGGACCCCCCACGGCATCAGTGACATCCTGAGCCGCTCCATGATGGCGGTGAGCTCCCCTGGCggagccaccaccaccaccctgctgtCGGGGTACTCCACCATGGGGGGCTTCGCCCACCCCGCCGCCGTGGCCGGGTCGGGGATGTACTACAACCGGGACTGCGGCCCGGCGGCCTCCGTGGGGGGCTTCACCAAGCCCGCCGGGGCGGACTGCCCCATGAAGGGCCGGAGCTGCTGGGCGGAGGGCGGCTACGACTGGAGGGGGGGCCGGCAGCCGTGCAGCAACAGTGAGTCAGGGGGGCCCTATGGGGGGAGGGGATCTGGGGGGCAACGGGTctagatagataggtagataaAAACGTTGTTAATCTCCTGGATGGGAAATTCCTTTGTAACAGAAAAGCAGCAGTGGAAGACATGGGAAATattacaatacaaaaaaaatactaaGTAGAGCTCAGGAAAAAAAGAATAGACAATAGAGTCAATAAAAAGTGGCCCTGGGCCAGTACCTCACAGTATATTATAGTGTGTAAATGCAAtgtaaaaaagaagaaaaatggcCCAGTGATcaagtaaatataaatatatctatattttatttatatgccTATAGTATGGGGCACATTGTGGTCTATTCTACAAACAGAATAGACAAAGTGTGGCttgctttattttcttttactaTTAATTACTTCTTACCTTAGTGAAATGCGTTTCTGAATACAAtgacaaatattaaaaaaatgtaatgaacgttaataataaataaataaataatttcattATATAAGGATCGTAGCTTTTTCACTGTGTCCCATAATAAAATGAAGTAATTAATATAGTGTTATTTTATAACTACTTTATATCATGTTGTactttatatataataatattttatataattatctaaaatataataattgtatcAAACTGTATGTAACAATTAAGTAAATGTGACATTTTAAACGGAAACATTAGAAGGTTTCATATTTAATAAAGGTTGTAACCTTCCTCCTAtttaaatgaatgcatgcaacaaaaaaaaacgatgttGTAATTGCAACCGTATTATTATTCCCAGAAAATAAGtacaataacaaatcattttgtTTGTCAATTTCACCAGGAATAATTAAATATTTCTGATTCTGTATTTGTAACCAAATAGAAAATTCTCTTCAAATTATTATTAGTACAGGTTTTTAGTTGGTGGCTAACTTAAAATTATTATATCAGTTCAATACTTTTTTGGAATTAGTATAATTTTATTTAGACTATCTCTTAACTATCCCTATCTCCTGTTTCTAAAAAGTAGCACTTGACGCAGTTTGCTTATTAGATGAACCGGGCTCACATAATTCTTGCATTTCCCGGACTGTATCTTCACGGTTGATGCACTAATTGTGAATCACTCTGAATAAAGTGCAAACTAGATAAAGGTCCCGTCATTAAAACGGTTCCTGTTCATCACGTTTCAGACAACGTGTCTCTTGGAGAAATGGCCgccagaaagaaacacacacggcCCACGTTCAGCGGCCATCAGATCTTTGCCCTGGAGAAGACCTTTGAGCAGACCAAGTACCTTGCGGGGCCCGAGAGGGCCCGGCTGGCCTACTCCCTTGGCATGACCGAGTCCCAAGTCAAGGTAGACGTGCTCGCTGTATCCGTTGGCTCCCCGCTGACCTGCTCCGACGTCCTTTATGATCTATTATCGCTAACAAGTTGGAAGTGGAATTCCATAGCCATACAATATGAGAAAATGATTGATAGATCAATTGAAAGATCTATTGGTTATAATTATTCTCATGGCATATGAATTCAATTAGCATAGCTCATGGGACTAAGGCAGTGAAACAGGCAGGGTGTATTAGATTAACGCTGGGCGTAAAACACAAAGGAAGTACTAGAAAGCACGGTTCACATAATTGGAAAAGGTCAAAAAAAATAAGCAGTGAAGTTGAATTGAGACGGATATGACAGCTGAACCCTCAACACAGGTGTGGGTTCTTAACCCAGGTATCTAGACACAGGTGGCAGTTCCAAACACAGGTGAAGGTTCTAAAGATAGGTTGTTGGTTCAGAGATCAGAGATGTGGGTTCCAGACAGAGGTGTGGGTTCTAAATATAGGTGTTGGTTCTAAATACAAGTCAGAGTTCTAAACACAGGTGTGGTTTTCTAAACACGGGTCAGGGTTCTAAATACAGTTGTGGGTTCCCATCACAGGTGTGGTTCCAGAACCGGCGCACCAAATGGAGGAAGAAGAGCGCGTCGGAGCCCAGCTCCACGCAGGCctgcggggggctgggggctggcgAGGCCTCAGAGAAcgaggtggaggacgaggagtaCAACAGACCGCTGGACCCCGACTCGGACGACGAGAAGATACGACTGCTGCTGCGCAAACACCGCAGGGCCTTCTCCGTGCTGCGGCTCGGACCCCACCAtgtctgacacacgcacacacacacatgtacagcaactacacacacacgctcgctctcacacacacacacacacacacacacaagcatacatgttcatacacacacaaacgcataagcatactcgcacacacacacacacacacacacgtacacacacacgtacacacgcacacatagacacgctcgcgcacccacacacagacgggcacccacgcacacacaaacacacacacacacacacacacacacacacacacacacacacacacacacacacacacacacacacacacacacacacacacacacacacacacacacaaaagggcactaacacacactcacacacgctcataaacgcgcttacacacacatgcacacacagacacaagcacgcacacacacgcacaaacattcacatacacacacaaccacaccaccacacactcccatacgcacacaggcacacgaccacacaaccacacaaccacacacacacacacacacacacacacacacacacacacacacacacacacacacacacacacacacacactcccagcagACATGCATGTTGCTATAAAGGGGAAGGTCAAATATTTCAAACTGTTAAAGCTATCAGTAATCAATGGGGAAAGAAGCATGTTCATACAGACCGTTTGGGTTAAAACAAACGGGACACCTGGTTGGGGTTTGGTACGGAGCTTGAATAAAGGTGGGGGGATTAGATAAATTATGCTTCCATTATACCTTCAAATGACAATAAAGAATACCTATTttgtaaaaagaagaaaaattatAATAACAAAGAGAAACCAGTTCAACATCCGCATGGAGCTTTTCATTCTCGAGAGGGGCGCTGAGCTCAACGTATTGAAACATGTTCATTCATGTCGACGTTTCCTGTTTTGTCTGGATCTATTTAACGTATCTTGAATTCTAAGGTCTTACTGAGAACTGAAACAGGCATAGTAATGTGTTTGGCTATAAATAAAGACTTCTTCAACAATGAAAGTGCAAGTGTATTTCATAGCTCCACGCAAGATCATAAACACCAACATATCAGACCTATTTGTTTCCAAAACACTTGTTATTGTATCAAAACATCAGCAAATAATTGTCCAATTACTAACAgatattattataattgatacaattattgtAAAAGCGACAAACACAGTCCGGAAGAGCTTTATCACCACAAATCACCGGAGACGTGTGGGAAACGTTTATCAGTGCAGCCGCACTGATAAGAAAAGGTGTAGCTCTcgtcacaacacacacgcaggttgGCTTCTTTCAAAAGGTGTCGTGATGGCCAAGCAGCGATCTGATTCATGGGTTTCAAAAGTCAAACAACGCTGAGAGGGTCAGGAAACAACAGGACATTTCAGCCGTTTGGTGGAAATAGCTTACTGTAATACTAATGAACTAATCCACAGTATTGTGGAACAAGGCATTTGCTATTAGACACTTATTGAACtgattatataggcctactatgatGCTCAACATCTAAGATGGCTACAAACGGTAGCAGTAAAAGATTATAAATGTAATGAACACTGGTGTTACTTGTGCGATTTGTATTTGTTAAAACCAACCAAAATACAAGTAAAGATTTGTtcctaatatataaaaaagaagaagGCCAAAAGACAGGATTGACGATTCCAGTTGAGTGACAGTTATTATGAATCGAGAGAGTGGGAAAATGACTCAATCCCTAATTGAAAGATGCAGgagaaggtcaaaggtcagatcaCATGTCATTTACAAGCGTGCCGCGGCTGTGAGATGATCGCCTCGGCAACCCACTCTAACATAAAATCAATGGCAGCGGCGTGGCACGGTCGAACCCGGAGCCCCCAGCCTGTCCCCGCTGGAAGGTTCAATGGACTGTCATTACCGGGCAGATggtgcagtggtggtggtggtggtgcagcaccACATCAGCACCACAACCACTGCAACCACAGCAGTAGTGGTAGTAACTACTACTAGCGGTAGTAACCACTACTACTGCagttgtagtggtggtggtgcagaagtagtgggggtggtggtggtggtgcagcagcagtaatggtggtggtgcagcaatagtagtggtggtgcagcagcagtaatggtggtggtgcagcagcagtaatggtggtggtgcagcaatagtagtggtggtgcagcagcagtaatggtggtggtgcagcagcagtagtggtggtggtgcagcagcagtagtggtggtggtgcagtaatagtagtggtggtgcagcagcagtaatggtggtggtgcagcagcagtaatggtggtggtgcagcaatagtagtggtggtgcagcagcagtaatggtggtggtgcagcagcagtagtggtggtggtgcagtgatagtagtggtggggcagcagtaatagtagtggtggggcagcagtaatagtagtggtggtgcagtaatagtagtggtggggcagcagtaatagtagtggcggggcagcagtaatagtagtggtggtgcagcagtaatagtagtggtggggcagcagtaatagtagtggtggggcagcagtaatagtagtggtggggcagcagtaatagtagtggtggggcagtggtaatagtagtggtggggcagcagtaatagtagtggtggggcagcagtaatagtagtggtggggcagcagtaatagtagtggtggggcagcagtaatagtagtggtggggcagcagtaatagtagtggtggggcagcagtaatagtagtggtggtgcagtaatagtagtggtggggcagcagtaatagtagtggtggtgcagcagcagcagtaatggtggtggtgcagcaatagtagtggtggtgcagcagcagtaatggtggtggtgcagcagcagtagtggtggtggtgcagcagcagtagtggtggtggtgcagtaatagtagtggtggggcagcagtaatagtagtggtggtgcagtaatagtagtggtggggcaacagtaatagtagtggtggggcagcagtaatagtagtggtggggcagcagtaatagtagtggtggggcagcagtaatagtagtggtggtgcagtaatagtagtggtggggcagcagtaatagtagtggtggtgcagcagcagtaatggtggtggtgcagcagcagtaatggtggtggtgcagcaatagtagtggtggtgcagcagcagcagtaatggtggtggtgcagcagcagtagtggtggtggtgcagcagcagtagtggtggtggtgcagtaatagtagtggtggggcagcagtaatagtagtggtggtgcagtaatagtagtggtggggcagcagtaatagtagtggtggtgcagcagcagtaatggtggtggtgcagcagcagtaatggtggtggtgcagcaatagtagtggtggtgcagcagcagtaatggtggtggtgcagcagcagtagtggtggtggtgcagcagcagtagtggtggggcagcagtaatagtagtggtggggcagcagtaatagtagtggtggggcagcagtaatagtagtggtggggcagcagtaatagtagtggcggggcagcagtaatagtagtggtggtgcagcagtaatagtagtggtggtgcagcagtaatagaagtggtggtggtgcagtaatagtagtggtggggcagcagtaatagtagtggtggggcagcagtaatagtagtggtggggcagcagtaatagtagcggtggtgcagcagtaatagtagtggtggtgcagtaatagtagtggtggggcagcagtaatagtagtggtggtgcagtaatagtagtggtggggcagcagtaatagtagtggcggggcagcagtaatagtagtggtggtgcagcagtaatagtagtggtggggcagcagtaatagtagtggtggggcagcagtaatagtagtggtggggcagcagtaatagtagtggtggggcagcagtaatagtagtggtggtgcagcagtaatagtagtggtggggcagcagtaatagtagtggtggggcagcggtaatagtagtggtggggcagcggtaatagtagtggtggggcagcagtaatagtagtggtggggcagcagtaatagtagtggtggggcagcagtaatagtagtggtggggcagcagtaatagtagtggtggggcagcagtaatagtagtggtggggcagcagtaatagtagtggtggggcagcagtaatagtagtggtggggcagcagtaatagtagtggtggtggtgcagtaatagtagtggtggggcagcagtaatagtagtggtggtgcagtaatagtagtggtggggcagcagtaatagtagtggtggggcagcagtaatagtagtggtggggcagcagtaatagtagtggtggggcagcagtaatagtagtggtggggcagcagtaatagtagtggtggtgcagcagtaatagtagtggtggtgcagcagtaatagtagtggtggggcagcagtaatagtagtggcggggcagcagtaatagtagtggcggggcagcagtaatagtagtggcggggcagcagtaatagtagtggtggtgcagcagtaatagtagtggtggggcagcagtaatagtagtggtggggcagcagtaatagtagtggtggggcagcagtaatagtagtggtggtgcagcagtaatagtagtggtggggcagcagtaatagtagtggtggggcagcagtaatagtagtggtggtgcagcagtaatagtagtggtggggcagcagtaatagtagtggtggtgcagtaatagtagtggtggggcagcagtaatagtagtggtggggcagcagtaatagtagtggtggggcagcagtaatagtagtggtggggcagcagtaatagtagtggtggtggtgcagcagtaatagtagtggtggtgcagcagtaatagtagtggtggggcagcagtaatagtagtggcggggcagcagtaatagtagtggtggggcagcagtaatagtagtggtggggcagcagtaatagtagtggtggggcagcagtaatagtagtggtggtgcagcagtaatagtagtggtggggcagcagtaatagtagtggtggggcagcagtaatagtagtggtggtgcagtaatagtagtggtggggcagcagtaatagtagtggtggtggtgcagtaatagtagtggtggggcagcagtaatagtagtggtggtgcagtaatagtagtggtggggcagcagtaatagtagtggtggggcagcagtaatagtagtggtggggcagcagtaatagtagtggtggtgcagcagtaatagtagtggtggtgcagcagtaatagtagtggtggggcagcagtaatagtagtggcggggcagcagtaatagtagtggcggggcagcagtaatagtagtggcggggcagcagtaatagtagtggtggtgcagcagtaatagtagtggcggggcagcagtaatagtagtggtggggcagcagtaatagtagtggtggggcagcagtaatagtagtggtggtgcagcagtaatagtagtggtggggcagcagtaatagtagtggtggggcagcagtaatagtagtggtggtgcagcagtaatagtagtggtggggcagcagtaatagtagtggtggtgcagtaatagtagtggtggggcagcagtaatagtagtggtggggcagcagtaatagtagtggtggggcagcagtaatagtagtggtggggcagcagtaatagtagtggtggtgcagtaatagtagtggtggggcagcagtaatagtagtggtggggcagcagtaatagtagtggtggggcagcagtaatagtagtggtggtgcagcagtaatagtagtggtggtgcagcagtaatagtagtggtggggcagcagtaatagtagtggcggggcagcagtaatagtagtggcggggcagcagtaatagtagtggcggggcagcagtaatagtagtggtggtgcagcagtaatagtagtggtggggcagcagtaatagtagtggtggggcagcagtaatagtagtggtggggcagcagtaatagtagtggtggtgcagcagtaatagtagtggtggggcagcagtaatagtagtggtggggcagcagtaatagtagtggtggtgcagcagtaatagtagtggtggggcagcagtaatagtagtggtggggcagcagtaatagtagtggtggggcagcagtaatagtagtggtggggcagcagtaatagtagtggtggggcagcagtaatagtagtggtggtggtgcagcagtaatagtagtggtggtgcagcagtaatagtagtggtggggcagcagtaatagtagtggtggggcagcagtaatagtagtggtggggcagcagtaatagtagtggtggggcagcagtaatagtagtggcggggcagcagtaatagtagtggtggggcagcagtaatagtagtggcggggcagcagtaatagtagtggtggtgcagcagtaatagtagcggtggggcagcagtaatagtagcggtggggcagcagtaatagtagcggtggggcagcagtaatagtattggcggggcagcagtaatagtagtggtggggcagcagtaatagtagaggtggggcagcagtaatagtagtggcggggcagcagtaatagtagaggtggggcagcagtaatagtagtggcggggcagcagtaatagtagtggtggggcagcagtaatagtagtggtggggcagcagtaatagtagaggtggggcagcagtaatcgtagtggcggggcagcagtaatagtagtggtggggcagcagtaatagtagtggcggggcagcagtaatagtagtggtggggcagcagtaatagtagtggtggggcagcagtaatagtagtggtggggcagcagcagcagcagtagaggTGATGTGATTGGACTTCGGAAAAGGCAGAGGGGAATGGATTCTTCCTTGTTTGCCTGCATGTGAAATTGACCAAGGGCCTGGATAAGATTCACGTTGTCCTTAAAGTAGCGGTTTATTAGAGGCTCAACAAATGTTGCATTCCTGGACACAATGCAGTCTATTTTTAAGTTATGGGATTCTTTTTCTCTATCAGAGAACCTCACTCCCGTTTGTGCTTCAAATGAATGCATGGAATGGTCATGTTTTTACTTTTATCTTTGTTCAAGAATTCAGCAGAAATGTGGATTTGTTCCATTGCCCTTTTGGCAATGCCGCTGTACCCATATGTGAAGGTTATCCTGCTGCCCTTTAACTTGTTTAAACTATTCAGCCAACATTATCCCCAACAACACCTACATAGATGGCCTAGTCCTTAGTGAGGGGAATGGGTTATCTCTTCAATTGCAGCTTGATGATACTCTCTGACCTGATTGACGTGAAACTTTGAAGTGAAACTACAAACATGCCAGGAATTCCCAGGTGTGTAATGGTTCTTCCTTGTCTCCAAGACAAGACTACTAGATGTGCCGTACATGGAAGGTTTTCAAAGAATGTACGTATTCTGCGGCACTCATTCTGCAGACATTCAATCGATCAGGTCTGTCTGGTTTCTATTGATTAAGGTCGCAATATGCGAgactcaaaacacaaataacagtATTCTGTCCAATCATTCTGGCTGTAAAGCGGTGTGAAGCAATCCAGCATAGCCCAGTGGTGAGAATCAAAACAGATTAGCCTAGCGATGGTGTGGGAGGGAGTGTTTCGGGCGTGGCAAAAGTATGATTCTTGGAAACGCAGAGGAACAGGCTGGCCAGCTTTGTTATTTGTAGAATGTATCAGTTATAGGATGTGATATTTTTGATGAGATTATTGAAATCAATATTGACCAGCATTGACTACAGAAATGTCAAGTATATTGCAAGCTAGGGGCGCAAGTTGAAATGTAACGCATTGCACATTTAAATCCATCTCTCTTGATGTGAgatttgcaaaaaacattcaaaataaagacaTACAGGGTACCAACTTTTGTACACAATTTATTATCATGATTGTTATTATTTACAAACAAGGGAGATTGTAGTGTTCATTTTTGCGTATGGATTTTGAAACAGAATACAGAA comes from the Gadus chalcogrammus isolate NIFS_2021 chromosome 6, NIFS_Gcha_1.0, whole genome shotgun sequence genome and includes:
- the LOC130384741 gene encoding homeobox protein Nkx-6.3-like, producing MDPNIQGSFLFNNSLTPFPSDLKAPVCPYAVQNSFYKLGPGLSSQLPAGTPHGISDILSRSMMAVSSPGGATTTTLLSGYSTMGGFAHPAAVAGSGMYYNRDCGPAASVGGFTKPAGADCPMKGRSCWAEGGYDWRGGRQPCSNNNVSLGEMAARKKHTRPTFSGHQIFALEKTFEQTKYLAGPERARLAYSLGMTESQVKVWFQNRRTKWRKKSASEPSSTQACGGLGAGEASENEVEDEEYNRPLDPDSDDEKIRLLLRKHRRAFSVLRLGPHHV